The Raphanus sativus cultivar WK10039 chromosome 6, ASM80110v3, whole genome shotgun sequence sequence CTCTGAAATATATAATCTCTCCACCTTTACCAGATGAAACCGCATCGGTCTGCAACTCTCCTGAAGACAGTAATGGTGTTGCCTCAGTCTTGCCGTCCGCAAGAGTTCTCCGCCCATCATAAATCTCTGTCGATTTTCCATGATCTGAAGAACATAACcacattgaaaaaaaaaattatccacaGGATCTCAGACACTAATGAGCTTAAAATTATCTTGACTTTACTACCATATGTGATGTACTAACTCACCTTGGTGCTCAAAAGGAAGCACAACTTTTTCTTTCTCAACTCGTTCTTTCTCAGACAACTGTAGATTGAAATGAACCTGAACAAAGACGAACAAGTAACCTGAGACCATACAACTTAACAAAGAGATCAGAGACTAAGAAGGAAAGCAAAATAACTTGCCTTAGGCAAAAGGCTTTTGGTGGTTGCAATAACAGATTCAGCAGAGGAAATGGGTGAAAAGTTTATGCCCATTTGATCAACATGATACTCTTCAGACTGTAAGGCAAAGCGTTACAAGGGTTGTTAACTCAATACGATACTCATATAGGGCATAGAGAATGGAGCAAGAGGGAAACTCACCATTACTCTGACACGTCCCTTTCTAAGCTTAAAGCGGACATGGAACCGTCCTTTACCAAAATCTTGATGAACCAGGAAGAGGTTTTCCAAAGCATTCCTTTTCCCATGGGAAGATGGACACAAAGGCTCTAAGTTGGCTTTCATGGTGGATATATATTCAAGCGCATTAGTGACCTTCTCTTGGTGAAGGTCAGTGTTTAATGACCAAAACAAACTGGAAACTTGTTCTGCACCAACAAAGTTCAACCTAAGAATGGAATAAAAGCTAATAAAATGGTGCTCAGGTTAAAGTAGCAAAGAATGTGAATATACCGTGGCTTCGAAGATCTGTTAAAAGACCAGAAACTAATGGCATGGATGAATGTCTCAGCAGTTCATTCACCTGATTAAGAGTTTTAACCAAATATATCATCAATAAATCTCATGTCTAAAACTCCAAAGAGAGAATTTTATTACCGAATCTATAGCAACAGTGAAACGTGTCTTCCCATCCCCAACCATCACTACAGCAAAAGGAATCAACTTTAGTCTCATATAGTCCattaaattgaaaagaaaagattcaaaaaaagtaaaagaacaACCTCTTCCTGCATCAATGATTGAAGAGAAAAGTCTCTTCAAGTCAGTAACACACTTGTGTAGCTTAACTAAACTTGAACCTTCAGTAACACCAGTGGAAGGTTGATCAATCCAGCCTAGTGGATCAGTGTAACAATCCAAAACACGAATCCTTCAAATCCAAAAACCAATTATTAGACAGCCTTAAACAAGTATCAAACAGATAGTACCTAaaggaaaccaaataaaaaaatcaccaTTTAGAGGATGAAGAGACAAAGATTCCTTTTTGCTTCAAGAACTGCAAATAGAACGAAGGGCTCCGAGAGAATGTGATCAGCACGAGGCCCCTGCATTAGCACAACGACGATTTCATGATAATGAAGCAAAAGAGATTGAATTTAAGCAGGAATGGTGCTTTCGAGGATGTACTAACTCCGACTTCGACTTTCCGGCCAGGATTGATGAAGATAGATTTGCGAGGAGATAGCAGGAGACATCGAGTGCGAAAGGTGAAGCTACAGTTTCCTCTATGGTGAGAGCTGGCGCGAGCTCTCCTTCTTCTCCACCGTCTCTTAGCTTTCTGAATATCGAATCCGCCATTGCTGAGACTCTCTCCGGTCAAGAGAACTTCAAAAGCTAATGAGAAGAGAGCGGCGAGGGAGGGAGGGAGCAACCAAGCATCGATACTAAAAGGCTTTTGCGTTTTGTGAGATAGCCCAATGGGCTTATTAAGCATTGAAAGTGAAATATAACAACGTGCCTTTTCGGACGCCTAAACAAACGTCAACCAAAATAGGCTTTTAGGCGCTTTATAGGTAGCCCAATGGGCTTTCTTAAGCACTCGATGTCAAAGAAAACAACGTGTTGTTTCTTCACCATTTTATTTGCTGCTCAACGAAATCAAAAGAAGGTTTTAAAGGCCGGAGAAGTTGGGTAGTGGTCTGGATCCGCCGGCGAACAACAAGCACCGTCACATTAGTCCTCTTTTCATTTCGCTGGTACTTATTGTTCGTCTACATGGATCTCCGCTATTTTCtcattttgattttgatatcggtttgattgggGCGGGGCAGAAATAGATGTGTGGGGTTTGTTTTGCATTTGTACTCTTTTCTTAATATTGCACGGAAAGTGTTCGACGTATTTCCTGGTTAGCAGCTCATCGCTTGTTTCCACGTACTTTAGGTACTGTTCCTTGTGTGAGTGAGACGAAAGTTGCTGCCTTGTTATGTATATTAGATTTGATTCTAAGCATTAAGCACCCCTTTTGGCTCTTAAGACAAGTTAAGAGACTCTGTCTCTTTTAGACAGGTAACTCTTGTGGCAAGCAGAAAAACACGGGAAGATGGAAGCCAAGTTCTTTAGGTTCTTGAAGATTGTTGGAGTTGGATACAAAGCCAGAGCTGAGGAGGCAGGCCGTTTCTTATACCTTAAGCTGGGTTACAGTCACGAAGTCGAACTCGCGGTTCCTCCGGCTGTTCGTGTCTTCTGTTTCAAGAACAATGTGGTTTGCTGCACCGGGATCGACAAGGACAGGGTGCATCAGTTTGCTGCCACAGTCAGGAGTTGCAAACCTCCTGAAGTTTACAAGGGAAAAGGCATCATGTACATCGACGAAGTCGTCAAGAAGAAGGTTGGAAAGAAGTCGAaataatctttctttttctttctctatgCTTCTTTTGCATTTTGGTTTGCGGAGAACTTGGGTGTTAAGACTTGGGATTTGCTTgttataataagttttttacTCTGATGTATGAAACATCATTTTGAGGTTAAGTCAGTTTTTATCAAACAAGATTAGAAGATTTTGTCTTGAAACTTTGATGTATGTTTTTAGAATCATTGTTTACACTATGTGGTAATAAATGGCCAGGCTCGATCTGGAATTTGATGTGTCTGCGAAGGTGAATCTTAGGTAGTTGAGGAACATAGAGACTAGTTGAGCATGTGAGGCAATGTCTTGAAGCAACCAATCGAATCCTTCTAACAAACCTTCACCTGTGTATGCGCTGCAACCCACGATCTTCCAGTGCCTGCTTTATCCATGGATTCTAAGTTTAACACCTGCACAAGCAAAGCGCTAAAACTCAGTTTTGCACAAAGTACAACGCAAACATATCTCACTTAACCCACTATTCCTCACTGAAACTAAGTAACGTAaacctttttaaaaacaaaaagacaaagaTTAACCCTAACACACATATCTAAGAGAAAGATTTAACGCTAAAACAAATATACGAAGATTAAACTCTTACTTTGCCAATCTCTTCCGGTGTAAGAGCACCTTGAATATCCTGCTTGTTTTTTTTGCTAGTATCAACAAAGATGACCCAGCAAGCCTTTGCCATTAAAACCACCAAGATCAGTATCCAAAACTCATTCCACCATTGTTAcatggatcatcatcatcatcatcttcatcacaAACATTAACCAAGCATCACATTGCAAAGTTTCACACCTCTTCCTTCAAGAGATTGTCAAGCTCAATCTTGCAATCATCAAGCCTCCTGAGACCCAAACCAACCCATCAGTCTGCTCAAAGTAGTTCCTCCAGTAAGATCTAATAGTCTTTTTGCCCACCCACATCCCATATATTCAATGTATAcctacacacacacacacattgcACATAACATGTTTGATGATCTATTCCTCAACCAAGAACATGAAACTCCAAgcagtttgaaaaaaaaaagggagcAGGCTTTTGGTAAATTATGGTTTTGATATTGAACCCAAGAATAGGACTGATCACGCTTTTGTGTCTTGTCCGTTTATTTTCAGAATAATAGTAGTCTTCCCTGAGTTATCGAGTCCACTACAAACACAGCACCTAAGTTAGAGAAATGTACATTTAGATCAGAGGAGAGTTGCAAGATTGTGAATGTGACATACACCATGAGAGTACgcatctccttctccttcttcttgatTTTGCCAATGATAACAGTCCCATTTTTCTGTTAACTCAGAACAGAGCTTCAAATATTATTAGAATCAGAATGAGACTCGAGCACTATCCACGCGAATGTATGATTCCAGAAAGGTTCTTACCAGTCACGACGTCGACGTTTTCTTCCACCGGCGACAACGGAGAAGGGAATTTGCGACAGACTGTATGAGCcttcttttaattatattaggCCCATTTGTTATAAGAATGGGCCTTATTCTATAGTGGGTAGTTCCATTAACGACAAATGGCACAATAGATTAAGAGTTCGGCCTCAAAACTTAGGATATACTGTACATGCTGACATGCGAAATAAAATTGGACGGTAAGTTATCTAGGAAGTCAACCGGTCaaactcataaaaatatatttaaacaataaaaagaaaaagatagcCGAACCCAATCGGATCTCGAACCTTTTGAGggatgttttcttaatcttttgctttgctttgttttgttttgttttgctgtTGTTGGTTATTTGGCTGTCATTCTCTTTGTTTTTCCTTTATCTTGTTATTTGAATGTTGGATAAGGTATCAATATAGGACTGgacaaaatatatgtaaattttgatttgattcgttatTTGTTTCGTTTCGATCTGCTctgttatatgtatatatacatgtatttaaagaattttatataaatcttatataaatattatatattatatataatattttatttattaaatttattatatcagttattagaattttaaaaagtaaataaattttttgtagtaaaataatatttaatattattttagatatatggatttttatttatttttattttattatccgGGTGCTATGGATCGAATTGGATCGGATACCTTATTAATTGAATAAACAATTTGGATCACGAATACTTTCAAAAGTCTGGATATTCGATCCGGTCCACCCCTAATCAAACTGATTCATGCAAggatactatatatatatatatatatatatatatatatatatatatatatataggacgGTACATCAAGTAGAAGTTTTAAATCTACCGTTAATTGCAGGACGTTGGTGCTTTACAGATAGTCCATGGAAAGTTGGTATAGTATTTTAGAAGGATTTAATAGTTTGATGGGAGCAAGAAATGAAATGCCAGAGCTAGTCTCCCCTTTCTTTATTCAAAAGTAGAAGCACTGATTTGAGTAATGAAATGTATGAGAAATTTGCGTCAGTTTCGGGGCATGTTtacaacggattgttctcaattggtgaagaagGTTTTAGAACCAGAAAAATGATCCGTTTTTAcaagttatttggaaaatattaaGACCATGCGAAAAGTTTTTCTCAACTTAGACATCATTCATGTATCACGAACGAAGAATTTGCGGACGGATAGTCTAGCACGAAATGTCAGGACACAACCGTCTTTCACAACGGATGCAGAGTTACCGAATCAATATGAGATTGTTTTAAGccgatgacatatatatatatatatatatatatatatatagtagtacATTTAGTACACATgagttatatattttcatattgtttCAACTAAAACGTCCAGGTTCGTAATTCTTACATAGTTTAATCTTCTATTCAAGATTTTAACAATGCAACTCCAAAATATAAAgcttagttttgttttgttttgtgaaagaacataatataattatctGTCAATTTTGAtggcaaaacaaaacaattagAGTGTTGGAGTAATCATAGTTTAGGTTTCTTGTTCCATGAAACAAAGTGCATGTGTTAGAGAGAAGTAAGAGAGGTACATCTCTGCTAATACCGCAGTCTTCTTGAACAAACAACTATCTCACCAATCACAATCCTGATTTTATTCTCTTTGTTCGCTTAAAGCCTGCCTCTTTAGCTCTATTGAATCTTTGATATTCTTTGGATCTTTATTTGATCATGTCATTTTCAGACtacttaattatataatatgtcaGTCCATATTCTGGGGTATGCCACAAGAAAAGGAGAAATGGATGAAAACATTATGCgacaattatttttgttaaatctATAGGATATTACAGAGTTATCCTTTTATATGCACACATCCAAATTTCAGTAGAACAAATTATATTCACCTTACGCTAAGCCATTTTGCTTTCAAGTTAAGTTTTTTTCTAGGCTTCTTGTTGATATATACTATTATTCTTATCTTGGCAAAAACATCATCTGCTTTAGGAGAGGAACAAACGAAGTATAACCCAAAATAGGGAAAAgagaataaagaaaaagaaatagc is a genomic window containing:
- the LOC108807045 gene encoding elongator complex protein 5; the protein is MADSIFRKLRDGGEEGELAPALTIEETVASPFALDVSCYLLANLSSSILAGKSKSEGLVLITFSRSPSFYLQFLKQKGIFVSSSSKWIRVLDCYTDPLGWIDQPSTGVTEGSSLVKLHKCVTDLKRLFSSIIDAGRVMVGDGKTRFTVAIDSVNELLRHSSMPLVSGLLTDLRSHEQVSSLFWSLNTDLHQEKVTNALEYISTMKANLEPLCPSSHGKRNALENLFLVHQDFGKGRFHVRFKLRKGRVRVMSEEYHVDQMGINFSPISSAESVIATTKSLLPKVHFNLQLSEKERVEKEKVVLPFEHQDHGKSTEIYDGRRTLADGKTEATPLLSSGELQTDAVSSGKGGEIIYFRDSDDEHPDSDEDPDDDLDI
- the LOC108806910 gene encoding 60S ribosomal protein L6, mitochondrial, which codes for MEAKFFRFLKIVGVGYKARAEEAGRFLYLKLGYSHEVELAVPPAVRVFCFKNNVVCCTGIDKDRVHQFAATVRSCKPPEVYKGKGIMYIDEVVKKKVGKKSK